In Prescottella soli, a genomic segment contains:
- a CDS encoding glucosyl-3-phosphoglycerate synthase: MSITEASRTWTDANSWDHPCWSITELERAKAGRTVSVVLPALNEEKTVAGVVDTIHPLLGGLVDELIVLDSGSCDATAERAAAAGAKVISREDAVPGLPPVPGKGEVLWRSIAASTGDLIAFVDSDLVDPDPAFVPKLLGPLLTVDGIHLVKGYYRRPLRVSGTEDANGGGRVTELVARPMLAALRPELTCVLQPLGGEYAGTRELLSSVPFAPGYGVEIGLLLDTYDRLGLAAIGQVNLGVRKHRNRPLSDLGVMSRQIIGTMLRRCGVEDSGGGLTQFVADGDSFVPARTDVSLADRPPMNTIRS, translated from the coding sequence ATGAGCATCACCGAAGCGTCACGCACCTGGACGGACGCCAACAGCTGGGATCACCCGTGCTGGAGCATCACCGAACTCGAGCGAGCCAAGGCGGGGCGCACGGTGTCGGTCGTGCTGCCGGCACTCAACGAGGAGAAGACCGTCGCGGGCGTCGTGGACACCATCCACCCCCTGCTGGGCGGGCTGGTCGACGAGCTGATCGTCCTCGACTCGGGCTCGTGCGACGCGACGGCCGAGCGGGCCGCGGCCGCCGGGGCGAAGGTCATCAGCCGTGAGGACGCCGTCCCGGGTCTGCCGCCCGTGCCCGGCAAGGGCGAGGTGCTGTGGCGTTCGATCGCCGCGAGCACCGGCGACCTGATCGCCTTCGTCGACTCCGACCTGGTCGACCCCGATCCGGCGTTCGTCCCCAAACTGCTGGGCCCGCTGCTCACCGTCGACGGGATCCACCTGGTCAAGGGCTATTACCGGCGTCCGCTGCGGGTCAGTGGCACCGAGGACGCGAACGGCGGCGGCCGGGTCACCGAACTGGTCGCACGGCCCATGCTCGCGGCGCTGCGCCCCGAGCTGACGTGTGTGCTGCAGCCGCTCGGCGGCGAGTACGCCGGCACCCGCGAACTGCTGTCGTCAGTGCCGTTCGCCCCGGGCTACGGCGTCGAGATCGGCCTGCTCCTGGACACGTACGACCGACTCGGGCTCGCCGCGATCGGACAGGTCAACCTGGGGGTGCGCAAGCACCGCAACCGGCCGCTGTCCGACCTCGGCGTCATGAGCCGGCAGATCATCGGCACGATGCTGCGGCGGTGCGGAGTCGAGGACAGCGGCGGCGGGCTGACGCAGTTCGTCGCCGACGGCGACTCGTTCGTCCCGGCGCGAACCGACGTCTCGCTCGCGGATCGCCCGCCGATGAACACGATCCGTTCCTGA
- a CDS encoding DivIVA domain-containing protein, giving the protein MLTVLLYLVIMALVGGLLYLAASMVFGRSEELPPLPAGTTATVLPAEGVSGADVRALRFQQTLRGYKASEVDWALDRLGREIDSLRAQLAERVDAGVADGPDEADGPDETEADR; this is encoded by the coding sequence ATGCTGACGGTCCTGCTGTACCTGGTGATCATGGCGCTGGTCGGTGGTCTGCTCTACCTCGCGGCGAGCATGGTGTTCGGTCGTTCCGAGGAACTGCCGCCGCTGCCCGCGGGTACCACCGCGACAGTGCTGCCCGCTGAAGGGGTCAGCGGAGCCGACGTGCGCGCGCTGCGGTTCCAGCAGACGCTGCGTGGCTACAAGGCCAGTGAGGTGGACTGGGCGCTCGACCGTCTCGGTCGGGAGATCGATTCCCTGAGAGCGCAATTGGCGGAACGTGTCGACGCCGGGGTGGCCGATGGTCCCGACGAGGCGGACGGACCCGACGAGACGGAGGCGGACCGATGA